From Anoplopoma fimbria isolate UVic2021 breed Golden Eagle Sablefish unplaced genomic scaffold, Afim_UVic_2022 Un_contig_13601_pilon_pilon, whole genome shotgun sequence, a single genomic window includes:
- the LOC129088604 gene encoding dapper homolog 3-like, which translates to MKVSLEQQVAELKVNTEVQSVDTPSDLEDGQLISASDGTGKTETGETDPTRWAKVTDALGEMRDVDPSQEYSQQAHKVKTYIFGLIQRRAVPTHSSKLRTSLVHDARAVSVVRQSSICRMEKQHSPKQVSVQEISTRSQGSEGTAPEAPHNLDQDPYLGTGFTEDVPPLYHHNLQQSIQHQPVLHHRPRQMNTSRSTLEDYASYRVLKAHPDSSNGEFDTPQHFHNYPSHPALSKPHQPLSPEEQLVKAEYIPAQPGRAFTRAYAHHHSDPYKGPGVPNRTRYLPERNHHHQEQQPTAPQIQPSRSRGGPKKCHSNEDRNGASRKPGKKACRSQSENSLQRAPDRKYNTVERDGGGSGSGGRGSRSSQSRSKKQQQGGGSCRPWQSTLELSQDETVQPPMQATMRGSSASNQRDHCARRTHKYRHTHTSHAYINYHHSHHHQHMEYQLEREQVPICQPNEEYPSLRQGESESSMSEADSPDSSSLSSDSDESGGLVWPQQLPPQLSLPSPSAPPGPPLHPKAFVKIKASHALKKKILRFRTGSLKVMTTV; encoded by the exons ATGAAGGTGTCTTTGGAACAGCAAGTGGCAGAGCTGAAGGTGAACACTGAGGTCCAATCAGTGGATACTCCATCTGATCTAGAGGACGGCCAACTAATTTCAG cATCTGATGGGACAgggaagacagagacaggagaaaCAGACCCAACAAGATGGGCCAAGGTTACTGATGCTTTGGGGGAGATGAGGGACGTTGACCCCAGTCAGGAGTATTCTCAACAAGCCCACAAAGTTAAGACTTATATATTTGGGTTGATCCAACGTCGAGCTGTACCCACACACTCTTCAAAGCTACGTACCAGCCTGGTACATGATGCCCGAGCTGTCAGTGTGGTGAGGCAGAGTAGTATATGCCGCATGGAGAAGCAACATTCACCAAAACAGGTGTCTGTTCAAGAGATCTCTACTCGATCCCAGGGTTCAGAGGGAACGGCTCCAGAGGCTCCCCATAACCTTGATCAGGACCCTTATCTAGGGACAGGGTTTACTGAAGATGTCCCACCTCTGTACCACCACAATCTCCAGCAAAGTATCCAACATCAACCAGTGCTTCATCACAGGCCCAGGCAGATGAACACCTCCCGTTCAACATTGGAGGACTATGCATCTTACAGAGTGCTGAAAGCCCACCCAGACTCAAGTAATGGCGAGTTTGATACACCTCAACATTTCCACAATTACCCTTCGCATCCAGCTCTGTCAAAGCCTCACCAACCACTTTCACCTGAAGAGCAGCTGGTCAAAGCAGAGTATATTCCAGCCCAGCCTGGCCGAGCCTTCACCAGAGCTTATGCCCATCACCACTCCGACCCCTACAAGGGGCCTGGGGTGCCGAACCGAACCAGATATTTGCCAGAAAGAAACCATCATCATCAAGAGCAGCAGCCCACAGCACCTCAGATCCAACCTTCAAGATCCCGAGGGGGGCCAAAGAAGTGTCACTCAAATGAAGACAGAAATGGTGCTAGCAGGAAGCCAGGGAAGAAGGCATGTAGGTCTCAGTCAGAGAATAGCCTGCAAAGGGCTCCAGATCGCAAGTACAATACAGTGGAGAGAGATGGTGGAGGAAGTGGAAGCGGTGGAAGGGGAAGCCGTAGTAGTCAATCCAGGAGCAAGAAACAACAGCAAGGAGGTGGTAGCTGTCGGCCCTGGCAATCCACCCTGGAGCTCAGTCAAGATGAGACTGTCCAGCCACCAATGCAGGCAACCATGCGAGGCTCTTCAGCTTCAAACCAAAGAGACCATTGTGCAAggcgcacacacaaatatcGCCATACACATACATCACATGCCTACATAAACTATCACCACTCCCACCATCATCAGCACATGGAGTACCAGTTAGAGAGGGAACAAGTGCCAATTTGTCAACCTAATGAGGAATACCCTAGCTTACGTCAGGGTGAGTCTGAGTCAAGCATGAGCGAAGCTGACTCTCCAGACTCCAGCTCTTTGTCCAGTGATTCAGATGAGAGTGGTGGTCTTGTTTGGCCCCAGCAACTACCCCCACAACTCTCCCTCCCTTCACCTTCTGCCCCACCTGGGCCACCTCTGCACCCCAAGGCTTTTGTCAAGATTAAGGCTTCACATGCTCTTAAGAAGAAGATCCTGCGCTTCCGCACTGGTTCACT